One genomic window of Arachis hypogaea cultivar Tifrunner chromosome 8, arahy.Tifrunner.gnm2.J5K5, whole genome shotgun sequence includes the following:
- the LOC112705750 gene encoding uncharacterized protein isoform X1, whose product MALGNASLGPSVPYSFPAASLCTQCFLQSPRLSLRASAALTEKARFVARRKESISVRQLERPLIEYMRLPASQYSVLDAERIERVNDNTFRCYVYGFKFFNFEVIPVLLVKVEEQPDGCCIKLLSCKLEGSPMVASQNDKFDALMVNRISCDSDSDMSLVHKLTSDTLIEVSIEIPFAFRVIPKQAIESAGTQVLEQILRIMLPRFMSQLVKDYHAWASGDTSREPLGTGEI is encoded by the exons ATGGCACTGGGCAACGCCTCGCTGGGTCCTTCCGTTCCGTATTCGTTCCCTGCTGCATCGTTGTGCACCCAATGCTTTTTACAGTCCCCTCGCCTTTCCCTTCGTGCTTCAGCAGCTCTCACCGAGAAAGCCCGGTTCGTTGCTCGGCGTAAGGAGTCCATTTCCGTTAGGCAACTCGAACGTCCACTAA TTGAGTACATGCGGTTGCCGGCTAGTCAGTATTCTGTGTTAGACGCGGAGAGGATTGAACGCGTGAATGATAACACCTTCAGGTGTTACGTTTACGGGTTTAAGTTCTTCAACTTTGAGGTTATTCCGGTTTTGCTTGTTAAGGTGGAAGAACAACCTGATGGTTGTTGCATCAAGCTCTTGTCCTGCAAG CTGGAGGGCTCGCCCATGGTGGCTTCTCAGAATGACAAATTTGATG CTTTAATGGTGAACCGGATATCATGTGACAGTGATTCTGACATGTCATTGGTGCATAAACTCACATCAGATACTTTAATTGAG GTAAGCATTGAAATTCCTTTCGCCTTCCGAGTAATACCAAAGCAAGCGATTGAATCTGCTGGAACTCAGGTCCTTGAACAAATACTTAGGATTATGCTTCCCCGGTTTATGTCACAG TTAGTGAAGGATTATCATGCGTGGGCTTCTGGCGATACCTCAAGGGAGCCACTTGGTACTGGTGAAATATGA
- the LOC112705750 gene encoding uncharacterized protein isoform X2: protein MALGNASLGPSVPYSFPAASLCTQCFLQSPRLSLRASAALTEKARFVARRKESISVRQLERPLIEYMRLPASQYSVLDAERIERVNDNTFRCYVYGFKFFNFEVIPVLLVKVEEQPDGCCIKLLSCKLEGSPMVASQNDKFDEPSEKTRCVPKGSILFLSDLAQSLLPSYCPSQSCALNEERLKKKICTKSYYSVYSTFWNAFSIL, encoded by the exons ATGGCACTGGGCAACGCCTCGCTGGGTCCTTCCGTTCCGTATTCGTTCCCTGCTGCATCGTTGTGCACCCAATGCTTTTTACAGTCCCCTCGCCTTTCCCTTCGTGCTTCAGCAGCTCTCACCGAGAAAGCCCGGTTCGTTGCTCGGCGTAAGGAGTCCATTTCCGTTAGGCAACTCGAACGTCCACTAA TTGAGTACATGCGGTTGCCGGCTAGTCAGTATTCTGTGTTAGACGCGGAGAGGATTGAACGCGTGAATGATAACACCTTCAGGTGTTACGTTTACGGGTTTAAGTTCTTCAACTTTGAGGTTATTCCGGTTTTGCTTGTTAAGGTGGAAGAACAACCTGATGGTTGTTGCATCAAGCTCTTGTCCTGCAAG CTGGAGGGCTCGCCCATGGTGGCTTCTCAGAATGACAAATTTGATG AGCCTAGCGAGAAAACTCGTTGTGTACCAAAAGGATCCATTCTCTTTTTGTCGGATCTGGCCCAATCTCTTTTGCCTTCCTATTGCCCTTCGCAAAG TTGTGCCCTTAATGAGgaaaggttaaaaaaaaaaatctgcacAAAGTCATACTATTCGGTTTATTCTACTTTCTGGAATGCCTTTTCAATACTTTAA